Genomic window (Nitrosophilus kaiyonis):
AAAAATTAAAGATGAAGAGACTGGCGAAGAGAAAGAGGTAGAAGTTGAAGAGGAGAAATTAGTTCCTAAAAAAGTTAAAAAAACAATCAAGATTGATTATACAAAACTTCTTGATATGCTTGATGCTCCAGAAGATTTAATGGATAGATTAGAAAAAGTGCTATCAAAAAGAGAAACAAGTACTCTAATCCTTGGGGAGGATTTATACACACATCCAAGGGCAAAGAATATTGCGAAACTTGCTGGGTTAATAGATAGATATACAGATTTTAAAGTAATAATAATACCACCAAGGACAAATACACTTGGAGTTAGTTTAATATGCGATTTAGATGAAGAAGCAGGTGAATATACAATAGGGTATAACTGCAAGGGCGATTTTGTATTGAGTGCTTTGGGTGATGGCGATTTAGATATGCCGGCATTAAATCAACAAGAGGGGACATTTACAAATATAGATAAAAGAGTTGTACCTACAAATGTGGCTTTGCCATATGATGGATATGTATTAAATGATATAGCAAAGGTTCTTGGAGTTAGTGATAAAGAGTATACAATAGAGTTTACAAAAGAGTTGCCAGAAGAAAAAGGTTACAAAGAAGTTGATTTTGATGAGTTGCCAAATGAGTTTTTAAACGATGGAAGTGAGAATAGAGGATATATATTAGAGACAAAAAAAGTTAATAAATCAAGAGAGAAGATAGAAGAGATAGAGGAGTTGCCAGAGTTTAATGGCACAGTGGTATATAGATGTGAGCCGGTATTGCAATTTAGCCCTTTTACTGCTAAAGCTCATCAGTTGAATGAAAATGGTGGATTGTATGCAAGCGAAACATTTTTGAATGAATTTGAATTAAAAGAGGGAGATAAAGTAAAAATTCAAAAAGAAAACAATACTATTACATTAGAAGTCAAATTAGATGACAAAATTGGAAGTGGTGCTTATATTTCAACTTTTGATAAAAATATAGAAAGTGAAAAGATTTTTGGTAATGGTTATAGATTTACTCAAGTAAATATTAAAAAGGTGTAAGCTATGAGTACAGGTGCATTTATCATAGAGACTATAATTAAAATATTAATTGTTCTTGGCCTTTTTTCGGCATTAGCAGGATTTGCGACATATGTTGAAAGGAAAGTGCTTGCATTTATGCAAAGAAGATTAGGGCCTATGCATGTTGGTCCATATGGAGTTTTGCAAGTATTAGCAGATGGTATAAAGCTTTTTACAAAAGAGGACTTTATACCTCAAAATGCAGTAAAGCCAATTTTTAAGATAGCTCCAGTAATTACAGCTGCAACAGCTTTTATAGCAATGGCAGCAATTCCAATGTTTCCTGAGTTTACAGTTAATGGATATACTGTAAGACCAATTATATCTGATGTAAATGTTGGGCTTCTTTTTGTTCTTGGTGTTATGGCAATTGGTATGTATGGACCACTATTAGCTGGTATGTCTTCTGGAAATAAATGGTCACTGCTTGGTGCAGCAAGAACAGTTGTTCAACTTCTTAGCTTTGAAGTTGTAACAGGTCTTTCTGTTTTAGCACCATTAATGTTAGTAGGTTCTTTATCTTTAATTGATATCAACAATTATCAAGCAGGTGGAATGCAAAATTGGCTTATATGGACACAACCTGTAGCATTTTTACTATTTATTATATCTGGTTATGCAGAAACAAACAGGACACCTTTTGATTTATTAGAGCATGAAGCAGAAGTGGTTTCAGGTTATGCAACAGAGTATTCTGGAATGAGATGGGGAATGTTTTTTATAGGTGAATATGCAAATATGTTTACAGTTGGCTTTTTGGCAAGTATTATTTTCCTTGGTGGTTTTAATGATTGGGGATTTATTCCTGGAGCAATTGCTATTTTAATTAAAGTATTTTTCTTTATATTTTTGTTTTTATGGACAAGAGCGGCTTGGCCTCATATCAGACCAGATCAACTTATGTGGTTATGTTGGAAGGTATTGATGCCTATAGCAGTTATAAATGTTGTTATTACCGGTATTGTTCTAATGATATGAGGGGGATAGTATGAGTTTAGAGCAGTTTAAAAATAGATATGTTGGATCACAGAATTATAAAATTGTTCAAATAGAAGAGTATCCTAAAACGCCATGGGAAAAATTTAAAAGAGTTGTAAAAAGAACATTTAAATTAGAGCTATTTGTTGGATTAAAAATAGTTTTTATGGAGATGGTGAGATTTAATATTCATACAATTCAATATCCTAAAGAAAAATTGCCTATTGGACCAAGATACAGAGCTGTACATAAACTACTTAGACTTCTTGAGAGTGGAAATGAAAGATGTATAGGTTGTGGTCTTTGTGAAAAGATATGTATTGCTAACTGTATAAGAATAGATACAAAACTTGATGAAAATGGAAGAAAAGTTCCAACAGAATATACAATAAATTTTGGTAGATGTATTTTTTGTGGATATTGTGCTGAAGTATGTCCTGAACTTGCTATCGTTCATGGACCAGATTATGAAAATGCTAGTGATCAAAGAGCTCATTTTGCACTAAAAGAGGATATGTTAACTCCTATTGATAAGTTAAAAGAGCAAAAAGAGTTTCAAGGTTTTGGTGCTCCTACACCAGAAGCTGATAAGCTTATCAAAAAAACACCATTAGCATATTAAAAAGGATAGATATGTTTGAAGCAATAGCATTTTATCTATTTGCAGCTTTAACTATAGCAATGTTTACAATAACTGTAATGAGTAAAAATGCACTATATTCAATGAGTGCTTTAGCTGCTGGTATGATTTTCATTTCAGGTTTTTTCTTTTTACTTGATGCAGATTTTTTAGGTGTTGTACAAATAATAGTTTATACAGGCGCAGTAATGGCTCTTTATGCATTTGGTATGATGTTTTTTGACACATTAAAAGATGTTAAAGAAAAAAATACAAGTAATAAAATTGTATTTTTATTAAGTGGAATTGCAGCTGTACTTTTAGTTGTTATTTTTGTTTCTCCAATTATTTCTGAAAAAGTGCAAGCACTATATCCTATGAAAGAGGATGTGGGTAACGCTGAAGCCGTTGGTATTGTTCTTTTTACAAAATATCTAGTTCCATTTGAAGTGGCAGCAGTTATGCTTTTAGTTGCAATGATTGCAGGAATAGTTTTAGCAAGCAAGAGAATGGATGAGAGTTTAACACTAAAAGAGGATGAAGAAATAGAAGAAAAGGTTGCACAATGATTACATTAAATCATTACCTAATTTTATCAGCTATACTTTTTTGTATAGGTTTGGTAGGTATTTTAAGAAGAAAAAATCTTCTTATGCTTTTTTTTGCAACAGAGATGCTTTTAAATGCAGTTAATATTGGATTTGCTGCAATTTCAAAATATTATGGTGATCTTACAGGACAAATGTTTGCCTTTTTTATTATAGCTATTGCAGCAAGTGAAGTTGCAGTTGGTTTAGGGCTATTGATAATTTGGTATAAAAGAGTTGGAAGCATCGATCTTGATACGATGCAATCAATGCACGGATAAGGGAAGAACATGGAAAAATTCTTATATCTGGCACTATTTTCACCACTTGTTGGCTCACTATTTGCAGCCATTTTTGGTGCAAAGCCAAAAAAAATATTTACAGGCTTAGTTACATCAGCTTTGCTTTTTGCATCACTATTTAGTTCACTGTATCTTTTATATTATATTAATAGTACAGGAAATATTATTCATGTAAGAATGCTTGATTGGATAGCAGTTGGGGGTCTTGATATTCCTTTTGGTTTTATTGTAGATAATGTATCTGTTATCATGATGGTAACAGTAACTACAGTTTCAGCATTGGTACATGTATACTCTATTGGATATATGGACCATGATAAAGGATTTAATAGATTCTTCTCATACCTTTCAGCATTCGTTTTTTCAATGATGATATTAGTTATGAGTGATAATTTTGCTGGATTATTTATAGGTTGGGAAGGTGTTGGACTTTGTTCTTGGTTATTGATTGGATTTTGGTATCAAAAAGGTGATGTTACAAGAGATATAAACCCTTCAATAAGTCCATCATGGGCAGCTAATGAAGCTTTTATTATGAATAGAATAGCTGACCTTGGCATGTTAATTGGCCTATTTTTAATCTATTGGAATACTGGAAGTTTACAGTATGATGTTGTTTTTAAAGATGTATCTACATTAAATATAGCTCTTGTTACATCTATAGGTATTTTCCTATTTATAGGTGCTATGGGTAAATCTGCTCAGTTTCCATTACATACATGGCTTGCAGATGCAATGGAGGGTCCAACACCAGTTTCAGCTCTTATACACGCTGCTACAATGGTTACAGCTGGTGTATATTTGGTTATTAGAGCAAATCCTATATATTCTACAATACCAGATGTTGGACTATTTATAGCAACACTTGGAGCATTTGTAGCAGTTTTTGCAGCTTCTATGGCTTTAGTAAATCAAGATTTAAAAAGAATCATTGCATACTCAACACTGAGTCAGCTTGGATATATGTTTGTTGCAGCTGGACTTGGTGCTTATTGGATAGCACTTTTTCATTTAATGACACATGCATTCTTTAAAGCACTACTATTTTTAGGCGCTGGTAATGTTATGCATGCTATGGATGATGAGCTTAATATTTTTAAAATGGGTGGTCTTGGAAAAACTATGAAATGGACTGCCATTATGATGATAATTGCATCTTTAGCCCTAGCAGGTATCTATCCATTTGCAGGATTTTTCTCAAAAGATAAAATATTAGAAGTAGCATTTGATTCTCACCATTACATATTATGGTTTATGTTATGGGCAGGTGCAGGTATGACAGCATTTTATAGCTTTAGACTTGTTATGCTTGTGTTCTTTGGTGAAGAGAGATATAAAAAATTTGGTTTTCACCCACACGAAGCTTATTGGTATATGCTTCTTGCAATGGCCCCATTAGCAATACTTGCTATTATTGCTGGATTTTTTGAAGAGAGCTTTGAACATTTTGTTACAATGATTTTACCAGAGTATCATTTTCATACACATGGTATAGCTACTGTTGCTTTAATAGGTGTTACTACATTAATTGCGCTTAGCGGTATTATTTTTGCTGTTTATAAATATAGTACTGGTGGCTTTAGCCCAAAATGGAAAGAGACTTTTATATATAAACTTCTTTTTAATCAATATTATATTCCTATAATTTACGAAAAAGTTTTTGCAAAACCTTATAAAGAGTTATCTCAGATTGCATGGAAAGAACTTGATTTAAGAGTTGTGGATGCAACTGTTGATTTTATTGCTAATGTAATTTATAAATCTGGATTTAAAGGTAGAGTTGTACAAAGTGGTAACCTTTCAAATATGCTTAGATGGATGGTTATCGGTCTGATTGCACTTTTAGTTTTAGTTATCGTATATAGTCCGGTAAGGTAAGGAGAAATTAAATGGATCATATTCTAACGATACTGGTATTTTTCCCAGCGCTTGCTGGAATGCTAGGTTTTATAGTAAACAAAGATAGCATAAGAGCATATGGTATAACAGTTGCTGCTATAGAATTTTTATTATCTCTTTGGCTATGGTTTAGTTTTGACGGAACAAATGGAGGTTTTCAATTTGTTGAGCTACTTCCGTTAATCCCACAATATGGTATTAATTATTATTTAGGAGTAGATGGTATATCACTCTTTATAATTGTACTTTCAACTTTTATAACATTAATAGGATTGATTTCATTAACAATTGAGAAAAATCTTAAAAATCTGATTGTATCTTTGCTATTCTTAGAAATGACAATGGTTGGAGTGTTTGTTGCTCTAGATGCAGTTATGTTTTATATATTTTGGGAGCTTTCACTTGTTCCTATGTTATATATTATAGGATATTGGGGTAGTGAATTAAGAATATATGCATCTATTAAATTTTTCTTATATACCTTTACCGGATCATTGATAATGTTAGTTGGTATGTTATATCTTGCTTATTTATACTATCAAGCTACTGGAAGTATAAGTTTTGCTATTACAGATTGGCACAATTTAGTTCTTCCTTATGATACTCAAATTTGGCTATTCATCGCTTTTTTTATTGGTCTAGCTATAAAGGTGCCAATGTTTCCATTTCATACATGGCTTCCTTATGCACATGGACAAGCACCAACAATAGGTTCAGTTATACTTGCTGCAGTATTGCTTAAAATGGGTACATATGGATTTGTTAGATTATCATTGCCAATTTTTCCTGATGCATCTGTTGCAGCAATTTTACCTGTTGCAATTTTATCTTTAATAATGATAATTTATACAGCTATGGTAGCATATGCCCAAGAAGATATGAAGCAAGTTATAGCATATAGCTCTATTTCTCATATGGGTGTTATAGTTCTTGGTACTTTTGCAATGAATGTGGAGGGAATTGCAGGTTCAATATTTTTAATGATAAGTCACGGTATTGTAAGTGGTGCACTATTTATGCTAGTTGGTAATATTTATGATAGAAAACATACAAAACTTATTCGTGAGTTTGGAGGTTTAGCTTCAGTAATGCCAAAATATGCAACTATTTTTGGAATAATGCTTATGGCTTCAGTGGGACTTCCTTTGACTATAGGCTTTGTTGGTGAGTTTTTAAGTTTACTTGGATTTTATAAAATATCTCCAGGATTAACACTGTTAGCTGGAACTTCAATAATTTTAGGTGCTGTTTATATGCTAAGACTCTATAAAGAGAGTTTTTTTGGTCCAATCACAAAAGAAGAGAATAAAAAACTTATAGATTTAAATGCAAAAGAGCTATTTTCATTAGTACCATTGGTTTTAGTTGTAA
Coding sequences:
- the nuoH gene encoding NADH-quinone oxidoreductase subunit NuoH — translated: MSTGAFIIETIIKILIVLGLFSALAGFATYVERKVLAFMQRRLGPMHVGPYGVLQVLADGIKLFTKEDFIPQNAVKPIFKIAPVITAATAFIAMAAIPMFPEFTVNGYTVRPIISDVNVGLLFVLGVMAIGMYGPLLAGMSSGNKWSLLGAARTVVQLLSFEVVTGLSVLAPLMLVGSLSLIDINNYQAGGMQNWLIWTQPVAFLLFIISGYAETNRTPFDLLEHEAEVVSGYATEYSGMRWGMFFIGEYANMFTVGFLASIIFLGGFNDWGFIPGAIAILIKVFFFIFLFLWTRAAWPHIRPDQLMWLCWKVLMPIAVINVVITGIVLMI
- the nuoI gene encoding NADH-quinone oxidoreductase subunit NuoI translates to MSLEQFKNRYVGSQNYKIVQIEEYPKTPWEKFKRVVKRTFKLELFVGLKIVFMEMVRFNIHTIQYPKEKLPIGPRYRAVHKLLRLLESGNERCIGCGLCEKICIANCIRIDTKLDENGRKVPTEYTINFGRCIFCGYCAEVCPELAIVHGPDYENASDQRAHFALKEDMLTPIDKLKEQKEFQGFGAPTPEADKLIKKTPLAY
- a CDS encoding NADH-quinone oxidoreductase subunit J, whose protein sequence is MFEAIAFYLFAALTIAMFTITVMSKNALYSMSALAAGMIFISGFFFLLDADFLGVVQIIVYTGAVMALYAFGMMFFDTLKDVKEKNTSNKIVFLLSGIAAVLLVVIFVSPIISEKVQALYPMKEDVGNAEAVGIVLFTKYLVPFEVAAVMLLVAMIAGIVLASKRMDESLTLKEDEEIEEKVAQ
- the nuoK gene encoding NADH-quinone oxidoreductase subunit NuoK → MITLNHYLILSAILFCIGLVGILRRKNLLMLFFATEMLLNAVNIGFAAISKYYGDLTGQMFAFFIIAIAASEVAVGLGLLIIWYKRVGSIDLDTMQSMHG
- the nuoL gene encoding NADH-quinone oxidoreductase subunit L, which codes for MEKFLYLALFSPLVGSLFAAIFGAKPKKIFTGLVTSALLFASLFSSLYLLYYINSTGNIIHVRMLDWIAVGGLDIPFGFIVDNVSVIMMVTVTTVSALVHVYSIGYMDHDKGFNRFFSYLSAFVFSMMILVMSDNFAGLFIGWEGVGLCSWLLIGFWYQKGDVTRDINPSISPSWAANEAFIMNRIADLGMLIGLFLIYWNTGSLQYDVVFKDVSTLNIALVTSIGIFLFIGAMGKSAQFPLHTWLADAMEGPTPVSALIHAATMVTAGVYLVIRANPIYSTIPDVGLFIATLGAFVAVFAASMALVNQDLKRIIAYSTLSQLGYMFVAAGLGAYWIALFHLMTHAFFKALLFLGAGNVMHAMDDELNIFKMGGLGKTMKWTAIMMIIASLALAGIYPFAGFFSKDKILEVAFDSHHYILWFMLWAGAGMTAFYSFRLVMLVFFGEERYKKFGFHPHEAYWYMLLAMAPLAILAIIAGFFEESFEHFVTMILPEYHFHTHGIATVALIGVTTLIALSGIIFAVYKYSTGGFSPKWKETFIYKLLFNQYYIPIIYEKVFAKPYKELSQIAWKELDLRVVDATVDFIANVIYKSGFKGRVVQSGNLSNMLRWMVIGLIALLVLVIVYSPVR
- a CDS encoding NADH-quinone oxidoreductase subunit M produces the protein MDHILTILVFFPALAGMLGFIVNKDSIRAYGITVAAIEFLLSLWLWFSFDGTNGGFQFVELLPLIPQYGINYYLGVDGISLFIIVLSTFITLIGLISLTIEKNLKNLIVSLLFLEMTMVGVFVALDAVMFYIFWELSLVPMLYIIGYWGSELRIYASIKFFLYTFTGSLIMLVGMLYLAYLYYQATGSISFAITDWHNLVLPYDTQIWLFIAFFIGLAIKVPMFPFHTWLPYAHGQAPTIGSVILAAVLLKMGTYGFVRLSLPIFPDASVAAILPVAILSLIMIIYTAMVAYAQEDMKQVIAYSSISHMGVIVLGTFAMNVEGIAGSIFLMISHGIVSGALFMLVGNIYDRKHTKLIREFGGLASVMPKYATIFGIMLMASVGLPLTIGFVGEFLSLLGFYKISPGLTLLAGTSIILGAVYMLRLYKESFFGPITKEENKKLIDLNAKELFSLVPLVLVVIWLGVYPKPVLGPIDTSVKNMLSLMEKKAVTKEAKDILSSNRVKAEARK